In Alkalihalobacterium alkalinitrilicum, a genomic segment contains:
- the fabZ gene encoding 3-hydroxyacyl-ACP dehydratase FabZ, producing MLSIEEIKEIIPHRYPFLLIDRILEVEEGQRAIGIKNVTANEEFFNGHFPDYPVMPGVLIIEALAQVGAVAILKKEENRGKLAFFAGIDNCRFKEQVKPGDQLRLEVEIVRLRGPIGKGKATASVDGKVVCETELMFALK from the coding sequence ATGTTGTCAATTGAAGAAATTAAAGAAATTATACCCCATCGTTATCCATTTCTCCTCATTGATCGAATATTAGAAGTAGAAGAAGGGCAACGAGCGATTGGGATCAAAAATGTAACAGCGAATGAAGAGTTTTTTAACGGACATTTCCCAGACTACCCAGTTATGCCTGGCGTGTTGATCATTGAAGCGCTAGCCCAAGTGGGTGCAGTAGCTATTCTAAAAAAGGAAGAAAATCGTGGGAAATTAGCTTTCTTTGCGGGTATTGACAACTGTCGATTCAAAGAGCAAGTAAAACCAGGTGATCAATTGCGTTTAGAAGTTGAAATTGTTCGACTGCGCGGCCCGATTGGAAAAGGAAAAGCAACGGCTTCTGTTGACGGTAAAGTCGTGTGTGAAACTGAATTAATGTTTGCCCTTAAATAA
- a CDS encoding nuclease-related domain-containing protein: MIIKKREIPLSIQKLQALHRRIPKQHPKQPVIKENLAKRLAGYKGEHSIDYPISFLPEKNYFILHDVRLFDSMHYFQMDSLVLNQKFVLILEVKNNTGSLYFDQAFHQLIRTLDGQKEAFPDPLLQIQRQEQQLKKWLVHNHLPEIPILSLVVISNPYTLLQSSPENKLIHQKVIRSEFLPMKINQFEEEYQADILSQKELKRIISKMKKQHSPVDQNMLEQFELTKEDLIKGVFCPACDYLPLRRIYGTWYCPQCTCKNQSAHIGSIKDYQLLLGPTFTNSAMRDFLQISSPSLMTRLLQSMDIPYAGTRKGRIYHLVQEE; encoded by the coding sequence ATGATCATAAAAAAGCGAGAAATACCTCTATCCATTCAAAAATTACAGGCATTGCACCGCAGGATCCCTAAACAGCATCCCAAACAGCCAGTAATAAAAGAAAATTTAGCTAAAAGGCTGGCTGGATATAAGGGTGAACACTCAATTGATTACCCAATAAGCTTCCTCCCAGAAAAAAACTACTTCATACTACACGATGTACGACTTTTTGATTCAATGCATTACTTTCAGATGGATAGTTTAGTGCTCAATCAAAAATTTGTACTCATTTTAGAAGTTAAAAACAATACAGGGAGTTTGTACTTTGACCAAGCATTCCATCAACTGATACGAACGTTGGACGGCCAGAAAGAAGCCTTTCCAGATCCTCTACTACAAATTCAGCGCCAAGAGCAGCAATTGAAAAAGTGGTTAGTACATAACCATCTCCCAGAAATCCCCATCCTCTCCTTAGTTGTTATCAGTAATCCCTATACATTACTTCAATCTTCTCCAGAAAATAAATTAATCCATCAAAAAGTGATCCGCAGTGAATTTCTTCCAATGAAAATCAATCAGTTTGAGGAAGAATATCAAGCTGACATCCTTTCTCAGAAAGAGTTAAAAAGGATAATTAGCAAAATGAAAAAACAGCATTCCCCCGTCGATCAAAACATGTTAGAGCAGTTTGAGCTTACAAAAGAAGATTTGATAAAAGGCGTGTTCTGTCCAGCGTGTGATTACCTCCCTTTACGGCGGATTTATGGTACGTGGTATTGCCCCCAATGCACCTGTAAAAATCAAAGTGCCCACATAGGGTCTATAAAGGATTACCAACTCCTATTGGGACCTACCTTTACGAACAGCGCCATGAGAGACTTTTTACAAATTTCTTCCCCTTCCCTTATGACAAGATTACTTCAATCCATGGACATTCCTTATGCAGGCACAAGAAAAGGACGAATTTATCATTTAGTACAGGAGGAGTAA
- a CDS encoding EAL domain-containing protein has protein sequence MKSIVEKFANDRDNVWHLFNHMNDGLMITDYKQNIIAVNPSFEKITGYIFDEVVNKNPRFLQSGQTSRSVFNEMWEKIRTEGTWTGELINQRKNGEQFWSYITVTYIKKKKLEDSFYIGIMRDITERIKAEKRVSYLAYHDDLTQLPNRALFKKHMKETLLHAKHNNEKFALLFLDLDHFKKVNDSLGHHVGDLLLQHIATRLKEVVGEHGMVSRFGGDEFTILLHPLPNKWAAYDMVNRIIHSFQKPVDCAGEKIYSNTSMGISFYPEHGLDFHTLLKNADSAMYQAKQEGRSQFQEYNYTMNEGSRERLQLERELRTAIQDQQFQVYYQLQVDVDKGLPYGIEALIRWNHPKKGILSPAAFLPAAEETGLIVKIDDWVLRTACMETKKWHDQGFEDLVISVNISQKQFDRFDFVERVKHILNETKLNPERLCLEITENMAITHINQAVDKLNKLKKIGVKFSLDDFGTGYSSLSQLKHFPINTLKIDKSFVQQSSEEQENHAIVKLIIAMANSLNFSVICEGVETEDQLRLIKKEGCNHAQGYLFSKPLSFEKCGSVMKSMNCGKFSNSL, from the coding sequence ATGAAATCGATTGTCGAAAAATTTGCTAATGATCGTGATAATGTTTGGCACCTGTTTAATCACATGAATGATGGATTAATGATTACGGACTATAAACAAAACATCATTGCGGTTAATCCCTCCTTTGAAAAAATAACCGGTTACATTTTTGACGAAGTTGTCAATAAAAACCCTAGATTTTTACAATCAGGTCAAACGTCGCGTTCAGTGTTCAATGAAATGTGGGAAAAAATAAGAACTGAAGGAACGTGGACAGGAGAGTTGATCAACCAGCGAAAAAACGGTGAACAATTCTGGTCTTATATTACGGTTACTTATATCAAAAAGAAGAAGTTAGAAGATAGTTTTTATATAGGAATTATGAGAGACATTACGGAGAGAATTAAAGCCGAGAAACGAGTGTCCTATTTAGCTTATCATGACGATCTCACCCAACTTCCTAATCGTGCTTTATTTAAAAAACATATGAAAGAGACATTGCTCCATGCAAAACATAACAATGAAAAATTTGCGCTGTTGTTCCTCGACCTCGATCATTTCAAAAAAGTAAATGATTCTCTTGGTCACCATGTAGGGGATTTACTTCTTCAACATATCGCAACGAGGTTGAAAGAAGTCGTAGGAGAACATGGTATGGTCAGTCGCTTTGGTGGCGATGAATTTACGATCTTACTTCATCCTCTACCCAATAAGTGGGCAGCTTACGATATGGTTAATCGCATTATTCATAGCTTTCAAAAACCTGTGGATTGTGCTGGAGAAAAAATATACTCGAACACGAGCATGGGGATTAGTTTTTACCCTGAACACGGGTTGGACTTCCATACATTACTGAAAAACGCTGATAGTGCGATGTACCAGGCGAAGCAAGAAGGTAGAAGTCAATTTCAAGAATATAACTATACGATGAATGAAGGCTCAAGAGAACGACTACAGCTAGAAAGGGAGCTAAGAACAGCGATACAAGACCAACAATTTCAAGTGTATTATCAGCTTCAAGTTGACGTGGACAAAGGTTTGCCTTATGGGATTGAAGCGCTTATCCGCTGGAATCACCCGAAAAAAGGAATTTTGTCACCCGCCGCTTTTCTACCAGCAGCAGAAGAAACAGGTCTGATCGTAAAAATAGATGACTGGGTCTTGCGGACAGCTTGCATGGAAACGAAAAAGTGGCATGATCAAGGGTTTGAAGATTTGGTCATCTCGGTAAATATTTCACAAAAGCAGTTTGATCGATTTGATTTTGTTGAGAGAGTGAAGCACATTTTAAATGAAACGAAATTAAACCCTGAACGACTTTGCCTTGAAATCACTGAAAATATGGCGATCACTCACATCAATCAGGCAGTGGATAAGCTTAATAAGTTAAAAAAGATCGGTGTGAAATTTTCACTTGATGATTTTGGAACAGGGTATTCATCTTTAAGCCAATTAAAACATTTCCCGATTAATACGTTGAAGATTGATAAATCATTTGTACAGCAATCAAGCGAAGAACAAGAAAACCATGCCATCGTAAAATTAATTATTGCCATGGCTAATAGTCTCAATTTCTCGGTCATTTGTGAAGGGGTTGAAACCGAAGATCAGTTAAGGCTGATCAAAAAGGAAGGCTGTAACCATGCACAAGGCTACCTATTTAGCAAACCGCTATCGTTTGAAAAATGTGGTTCTGTGATGAAAAGTATGAATTGTGGTAAATTCTCTAACAGTTTGTAA